From a single Carassius auratus strain Wakin chromosome 38, ASM336829v1, whole genome shotgun sequence genomic region:
- the LOC113057511 gene encoding LOW QUALITY PROTEIN: McKusick-Kaufman/Bardet-Biedl syndromes putative chaperonin (The sequence of the model RefSeq protein was modified relative to this genomic sequence to represent the inferred CDS: inserted 4 bases in 2 codons; substituted 3 bases at 3 genomic stop codons), translating to MDKSELPFKMISTAVQHHTTRYNDSGLFMGILMLRLIENNLKKYNLRTFAAAKVYKHIVEECNMYLKGDSCGCKEPVDFTSMITIKPAXTLNSKETQHISSLIAQVFLYSIPCNSSGLTCFGRTVTIGIEGXVSDSSVFPGLLVDVPEMLQTVDLKRLGPAPFKEVVFNVSLSGDISDLEDVVLEIHRGVDPERDLLQQLLKIGEHVVKDKMRLFACQKVVHPILQDYLRKHGVAVIDXTGVMMLKSFAIKGAQAVASLYTSVPAEAYGIVKGFCSQSCGSRELHQLLPSKEAAVSTMVLCHRYETMLEELKMTCQRAEHVLRLNLREPYALLGGGCTETLLATHIKHMNQSKATTTAAALCVPQSEVLMAVEAFXATLQSVALSLVLDGQDCLIDLIYAHRWVPDIFSKSCGCGLVEDRSNLEKTLLNTVYHTFSPVSLENTDNQSRILDXFSAKVNALNVAVKMANFVLDVKYIIKDSN from the exons ATGGATAAGTCTGAGCTGCCTTTCAAAATGATCTCGACCGCTGTTCAACATCACACCACACGGTACAATGACTCTGGGCTGTTTATGGGGATTCTGATGCTTAGActtatagaaaataatttaaaaaaatataacctCAGGACATTTGCAGCAGCCAAGGTTTATAAACATATTGTGGAAGAATGTAACATGTATCTTAAAGGAGACTCCTGTGGTTGTAAGGAGCCAGTAGACTTCACCAGCATGATCACGATCAAACCAGCCTGAACGTTGAATAGCAAGGAAACGCAGCATATCAGTTCACTGATCGCACAGGTCTTCCTGTATTCCATCCCTTGCAACTCTTCTGGTCTGACCTGCTTTGGAAGGACAGTCACCATTGGCATCGAGGG TGTGAGCGATTCTTCTGTTTTCCCAGGACTGCTGGTGGATGTCCCTGAAATGCTTCAGACTGTGGATCTTAAGAGACTGGGACCTGCTCCATTTAAGGAAGTGGTTTTCAACGTATCACTGTCAGGTGATATTTCTGATCTTGAAGATGTGGTTTTAGAGATCCATAGAGGTGTGGACCCAGAGCGTGATCTCCTTCAGCAGCTCCTGAAGATCGGAGAACATGTTGTTAAGGACAAAATGAGATTATTTGCTTGCCAAAAAGTAGTGCATCCTATTCTGCAGGACTACTTAAGGAAACATGGAGTGGCAGTGATCGATTGA actggagtaatgatgttgaaaagctttgccatcaaag GTGCTCAGGCTGTCGCTTCTCTTTACACTTCAGTCCCGGCGGAAGCTTATGGGATTGTTAAAGGATTCTGTTCCCAGTCATGTGGATCCAGAGAGCTGCACCAGCTCCTTCCTTCTAAAGAAGCTGCTGTTAGCACCATGGTTCTCTGCCACAGATATGAAACTATGCTGGAAGAACTGAAA ATGACATGCCAAAGGGCAGAACATGTGTTGCGACTGAATCTGAGGGAGCCCTACGCCCTGCTTGGAGGAGGCTGCACAGAGACGCTGCTGGCCACCCACATCAAACACATG AATCAGTCCAAAGCCACAACAACAGCTGCAGCTCTGTGCGTCCCTCAGTCTGAGGTTCTCATGGCAGTCGAGGCATT TGCAACTCTGCAATCTGTGGCTCTTTCCTTAGTGCTTGATGGACAGGACTGTCTCATTGACCTCATATATGCACATCGCTGGGTCCCAGATATATTCTCCAAATCCTGTGGCTGTGGCCTGGTGGAGGACAGATCCAACCTGGAGAAGACCCTTCTAAATACAGTTTACCACACTTTCTCTCCTGTTTCCCTGGAAAACACTGACAATCAGTCCAGAATATTAGATT